The Bradyrhizobium oligotrophicum S58 genome contains the following window.
CGCTGGTGGTCTCCAACCATGGCGGCCGCCAGCTCGACGGCGCACCGTCGTCGATCCACGTCCTGCCCGGCATTGCAGAGGCGGTCGGCGACAAGATCGAGATCATGTTCGACGGCGGCATCCGCTCCGGCCAGGACGTGATGCGCGCGCTCGCGCTCGGCGCCAAATCCTGCATGCTCGGCCGCGCCTATGCCTACGGCCTCGGCGCCGGCGGCCAGGCCGGCGTCGCCAAGGCCATCGACATCATCCGCAACGAGCTGCTGACGACGATGGGCCTGTGCGGCGTCAACACGGTGGCGGAGATCGATCGCAAGGTGCTGGCGGATTAGTTCCTGTCGCGACGACGACCGTCATTCCGGGGCAAGGCCGCAGGCCTTGAACCCGGAATCTCGATATTGTTGTGCGTCTCTTCTGAATAAGCCCGAGATTCCGGGTTCAATCGTCACCGCGCAGCCGCTTCGCGCCTGCGCATTGACGATTGCCCCGGAATGACGCTCATAACGTGACTGCTCAGCCCGTCCCGACACAGTAGCATTGGCTGGCCACGCGGGGACCGCGCCCCGCCGTCACATCGGCGGCGTGACACCGTCGCGGCCGACATTGACGCGGTTGGCTTCCAGCATGTCGTCCTTCTTGGTAGCGCCGAAGATGATGATCTGCGTACCGGGCTTCACTTCCGACTTGTCGCCGGCAACGAAGGTGACGATCGGCGTGTCCGGCGACACCACGACCTTCTTCTCACCGTCCTTGTACTTGACGAGGATGTTCTGTCCGTCGGTGCCCTTGACCGTCTGCGCGACAGTCGCATTGGTCATGGTGGAATTCGGCCGGAGATCCCAGGGCCGAAAACCTTCCGCAGCGCCACGCTGATTCTCCGGGAAGATATGCACGGCGATGGCCTTCTGAGTACCATCCGGCTGCGGCGTGCCGGTCACGCCGATGTAGGACCCCTCCTTGATCTCGACGAGCGAGGTCTTGACGACACCGAACACCGCAACGTTGTCGGTCATGCGGACCTTCACATCGCTGCCCTCGCGCGTCTTGATGGTGAGCACCGGACCGTCGACCGCCTCGATCTGGCCGCGAATACGCACCGTCGTGGGCGCCTGCTGGGCGAGCGCAAGCGTGGAGGCCAAGCCTAGCGCAAGCACCGCAAGGGCTGACTTCAAAGACAAAAGTTTCAACATGACCACTCCTATTC
Protein-coding sequences here:
- a CDS encoding single stranded DNA-binding domain-containing protein, producing the protein MLKLLSLKSALAVLALGLASTLALAQQAPTTVRIRGQIEAVDGPVLTIKTREGSDVKVRMTDNVAVFGVVKTSLVEIKEGSYIGVTGTPQPDGTQKAIAVHIFPENQRGAAEGFRPWDLRPNSTMTNATVAQTVKGTDGQNILVKYKDGEKKVVVSPDTPIVTFVAGDKSEVKPGTQIIIFGATKKDDMLEANRVNVGRDGVTPPM